In the Spirochaetaceae bacterium genome, ACCGCGTTAAGAGCATTCCGTTACTTCACGATCTGGAAGAATGAGACGACCCTGCTGAAGCGCCTCGACCGTCATGCGGTGGTGCTGGCGGGCATGGTACAGTGTCACCACTTGGGCAGGGTCGGTCACTACCCGGAGTTGGCCGCCGAACGGGGCGCGATCGCCGTGGTATGCGGCGGCGGCTACGGTGTCGGCAGCCCGATCACCGTACCGTTCGGCGGGCGCGACCCGGTATTCAACACCAATCCGCTCGCCTACGCCGCGCCCGCCCCCGACGGACGCGTCATGGCCGATTTCGCGACCACGGCCGGCGCCAACGCGCGGGTGCGCATTGCCCGCGAGCGCGGCGAACCGCTGCCGGAGGGATTCGCCGTCGACGCCGAGGGCCGCCCCACCACCGATGCCGACGCCGTGGCGGGCGGCGGCTCGCTGCTGCCGTTCGGCGGCCACAAGGGTTACGCCCTGATGACCCTCATCGAGGTGCTGAGCCGCATCGTGATGGGCGGCGACGACTACGCCGAGGAGGGCCGCGGCGGGCCGGTGTACGGCCACCAGGGGGTGTGCATGCTGCTGCTGCGGCCGGACGTGTTCCGTCCCGTCGCCGACTACCGCGCCGGGGTAGCCG is a window encoding:
- a CDS encoding Ldh family oxidoreductase translates to TALRAFRYFTIWKNETTLLKRLDRHAVVLAGMVQCHHLGRVGHYPELAAERGAIAVVCGGGYGVGSPITVPFGGRDPVFNTNPLAYAAPAPDGRVMADFATTAGANARVRIARERGEPLPEGFAVDAEGRPTTDADAVAGGGSLLPFGGHKGYALMTLIEVLSRIVMGGDDYAEEGRGGPVYGHQGVCMLLLRPDVFRPVADYRAGVAGLADALRAVRPAPGVAEVLAPGDPERRARAERARDGIPLPAEVWQSLRDTAAAVGAALPKAGRARAKLADLGVTEAGIADAVDWARKSD